taattatttataataaaaaaatctagttttataatttttttaaaattaaaataaatatttataataaaaaagttattcacaaaatattattttatttttattttaataactaaaatttattttatctataattgtatatttatagttacatacatattttgtttttctaagtttatttctttaattactatctttaaatttaaacaatatttgtaattttttttttctttttatcgaATATCTTTGTTCAATGATCCTATTATATCTCATTagatttgtaaagaaaaaattcaTGTATATGCGTTTATAAGAATTATGTTCCTTGATGACAAGTTAGACCATGAATATATCTCATATCTTCTATTTCCTTTGTCACATTAAGAATATGTTCGaattgatataaataaaattgaagataatgaaatataccacaaatattataaaataaagaggaaACACAATGAAAATGATAAGAACCtggtttgttttattttattaaattttgttctcAATTTAGAGAAAGTGagtttctttgtttattttataatttcatcaCAATATGTCCAAACAATGAAATACagatttcatttcattattcaCTATCGTACtcactttaaaattaaaaaaaaatcattacatttaatctctttttgtttataaaaaataactaaactgAAGAATGGTAGCATGATGATTGTTTAGtaagataataaatattacCATTTTAGACCTCCGGAATGCATTATACCAACTTCGGTGGCACATCATATTCATTCACCAAGGTCCCAGCATATCAATCCATGCATCTCTCTCATATAACTATTTGTCTTTACACAATCAGGAAAACTTTCAAGAAAAGTTAATTCTTTGACATGgtataaaagaatatatcagAAAGTTGTTAGAATGGTTGtgattttttaagtaaaattattcCAGCTCATTTAAAAAAGACAATAAATCTACACCAGAACTGGAACTGATAGTGTTTGAAGCCACTATTTTAATCTCTgctactattttaaaaatactttcttGAGCATTGTAACAGCCAAAAACTACCAATAGTCACCACAGGAACAAACTCCATCCCTAAAATGATGGAATCGATTCACGTCTCTTACAAGAATCTCTCTGTTAGCAAATTtggaaataaattttgtaacagCATGACAGTCTTCACACAATCTCAAGTTTTTTCTGATCCTTATGGTTTCACCTTTTGCGGTATTAATGAGTCCAAAGGCAACTGCAAGCTTTTCGCTGTGTCCCAGTACAATTCTTTCCTTCTCTTCTTCATCAAGATCGTAGAGAACAACATTTGTATGAGGGACATAACCCTGCTCCTTCATCTCAGTTGACAACTTAACTACCAAAGCCTGAACCTCTTCAATTTGTGGGTTATGCTCGTCAACAGAGACAAACGAGTATACCTTCTTTTTCACTTCAATCCAGCTGCAACCGGGAAGCTTTTGAAGGCCACGAGCTTCCAGTAGCTTCATCACACTCTTTGCTTCACTCCACATCTTAGCTTCCGCATAAATATCGGCTAAAAGCACATAATTTCCAGCATTCTTAGGCTCCAACTCAAAAAGCATACTACTTGCTCTCTCCGCAAGTTCAACATTACAGTGAATCCTACAAgatccaagaagggcaccccaaaCTGTGGGTCCGGGTTCAAAATGCATATCTTCTATTAGTTCGATCGCTTCATCTAACCTGTTAGCTCGTCCAAGAAGATCCACCACACAAGCATAATGCTCCATACCAGGATGGATCCTGTACTTACTAAGCATGGATTCAAATAAAATCTTTCCTTCCTCAACAAGGCTGGCATGACTGCAAGCACCCAGAACAGTAACGAATGATATATAACTCGGTGAAATTCCGTGCTGGATCATGTTCTCAAAAATTTGGATTGCTTTCTTTCCGAAACCATGCATGCCGTAAATAGAAATCAAAGAATTCCAAGAAACAACATCACGATTCTTCATGCTATCAAACACCCTCTGTCCCATCGAAATCTCACCACATCTTCCATACATTGTAATAAGCGCACTAAGAACTGGCAGTATAGAATCAAGACCCCGTCGAAGGATATAACCATGAATCAACTTCCCTTGTTCTAATGCAGCAAGGCCTCCACAAGCTTGAAGTACACTAACCATTGTAACTGAATTTGGAACTGAATCACATGCCTCAAGCATCATTAACTGAAACAGTTCCAGTGCTTTCATAGGCATATCATTCTTCGCAAAACATGCAATCATAGCACTCCATGAGACAAAGTTCTTGGTAGGCATTGCACAAAACACGGAATTTGCATAAGACACACTGCCAAACTTAGCATACACATCTAACAGAGTTGTCATAACATGAATATTTGCTTCATAGCCATGTCGTAGAATATGGGCATGAATCTCCTTGCCCTTCCTGAGAGGGCAGACTGACAGCTCTGAAACAACGCAAGCCTTAAGCACATATGTATACGTGAATCTATCCGATGGGACCCCAGTGCAATTCATCTGGGCATACAAATCTAGCAGCTCCTCACCACGACCCACCATTGCCAGCGCTCGGAAGAGTGCATTCCAGACATATATGGTTCTTTCCAGCGTTTCATTAAATACCTTGCGAGCACGATCAATAAACCCGAGCTCATGGTACATATTGATAAGTTTAGTAGCTAAAAACGGGTCTTGGTCAAAACCCCTGTTGGTAAGATGGCGATGAATGTCAAGGCCATCGGAGAGCGAGTTTTGCTGGGCACATGAATAGATTAAATGCTCAAAAGTTTGCTGAGTTGGATTAGGCTCAATGCACAGGAGATGAATAGCCTGCTTAAGGTTCCCTCCTTTGCATAATGACTGTATCAATTGATTGTTGTTGCTCTTTATGTCTTTGATGGGGTTTGTTGAAGGGTTCAATGAAGCAAAAGTGACAGGCAATCTTGAATACACACGGGAACTGCAACATAGGTGGCTTTGAGATGGAGTATGTCTGACAATTTGGGGAATCTGAAGCACCCACATCAGACAATATTTTGATGCAACTCTCCTCCCAAAAGGCTTCGTCAGTGTTTCTGCTATAAAGGAAAACCTTCAATGGTTTTCCAAACCAATGTCACATCTGTAAGTAACATTAAGCAAGAAAGAAACcataaacaactcaaatttaagaaataatgaCATGATAAGCTCCGGCACAGATTTTACTTCAGGAACAAACAAATAGGATACCTAGGTTGTCTATGTTCTACTTTGTAACCCCCGTTTCAGTGTTTTATCTAAGATAGATATATACAGTGCACTAATTGTGCAATGAAGAGACATAACCCGATACAATTTCCCCAACAAAAACATACCAGAGGCGACAGTAGACGGCACGTTCACGACTTCAATACTAGTGTTTCACAGTCCAAACAGTAAATAACAAAAGTAAGAGTCTTGTACCAATTTGTTTAGCAAAGAAACTTGTTAAGCTTATTTCACACCGAAACAGTTGAACTACGGTGGGGGTTTGCGTCGCTTGGGTTACCGCCGCTGCCATGGGGGACCAACGTCAATGAACGATTAGCGCAAAAAAGGGGGAAATTTTCGAAAACTGTAAAAACGAACCTCGTCGTCGTCGTGGTTCGCCGCCGGCGCCGTGACCTTCGTCTCCGTCAGTGACTCGCTTCTTCCTCCACCAGTGACCACCGTGTCTCTAGAGTTCTGTGGGTTGCTGTGGCCGCCGACGCCGTGAGCTTCCTCTCCGTCAAGGGTTCAAGGGTTGCTGTGTTATGCGAGTgcgagagaaagaaagaagtgaaGTGAGTGAATGTGAATCAGTGATGCAAAACGGGCCATCCTTACTGTACACCCTTCTGAATAATTAAAACGGGTCACCCGTAGCAGAAgataaatttcttattttttttattattcggTTAAaccctttattttttaataacaaaatatcttTTCAGAATTAGTTTGAATGTGTTTCTAGATTAGCATAGGTAAACCTAGAGATGTTCGGTTATTATAAGACAACATAATTACTTGGTTGTTCTTGTCTTGCCAATCTAggtttcttttcccttttttctttattataacaATACCTATGAAGTTATTCATCATTTACACTATTTCCGTTCTCTACATCTTTTTTTCACATTCTTTTATAGACATGTTCACTAATTTCCCAAAGTTTTCTCTCTAAAACTTCCAGGACAGAAAGTGGATAAAGATTAACATCATTGTTTTTGTCGCTTTTAGATTATCTACTGCTTTTCTGTGATGTATATGTTATAAGTCCAAAATtacattgattttgatatttaaaacaCCAGACACCCATCAAATGACTAAGATGGACAACACCACAAACCAGGAAAATATCTACAGTTGTTTGTTTTTTGCTAATACACCTTGTTCTATTGCTTTTCTTGCCATATCTGCATGCTTTCTAGCCCtttcctttctctcttctttttcttggcATTCACCCATGACCTTCTCAATAGAATCCTCTCTAGTTACCTGAACCCGAGACTTATGTTCCTCTCCCAAATGCACAAAATAACCCaagtcttttaaaaaatttaagttttggtaaaaaaataacaagaaaactatattttaaCAAGTCTCGTGACTAGTGTGATAtgcacaaaattaaaaataccatATTTTAGAGAAGCTGTTGGTGGCGTACACAAGCTTCACAAAGCAACAAACCCTatctaaaagaaaattacatacaaAGTTGGTAGGTGTTGAGTTTTTTAAACATGTTGATAGGTGTTAGATTTTCTAACTTGAACATATTTCCGGTGATGTATACTTATGAAGAAATTAGCATCTTCACTTTCTGCTTTAAAGATTCCTTGCTTATATATAATAGATGACAGCACGGATCACTGGATGAACACTCCTTCGGATTCCAATAGCTCAACCACTTCACAAAAACACAACTTCAAACTGACACagaattttaaagatgaaatattatttttaaaaaagaagtgaGCAAGTGGCAATATAATAGTGAAATACCAGCTTTTAGAGCTTTCCAATTTCCATGCAATGTTTAATTGTTTATTGGAAAGGGGAAAAGAGAGTAGAAGCTAAGATTCTAAAAATTGATGCCATGTTATAATAATCAGacagaaacaaaaacaagtgaatCAGTCAAGCTCACTGTTTTCTATCTGTTGTGTGTGAAAGAAAGAGCATGGAAAACCACACTCTCCCTCTGGAGTTGACAAGAGAAATTCTTCTGAGATTGCCGGTGAGATCTGTGTTGCGTTTTAAGAGTGTGTGCAAATCATGGTATTCTCTCATTTCCACTCCTCAATTTGGCATTTCCCATTATGACTTAGCTGCTTCACCCTCTCATAGACTTCTTATCAAATCGAAGGATTTTTTTGTTCAATCCATTGATATAGACGCAAGGCTTTTCAAACAATCCAGTGCAGTGCATTTTCTTTGCCTCCCTCCACCGCCCCTACGCCCCAGTGATGATTTTCATTACAAATATGGGCTTTTGGGTTCGTGCAGAGGATTAGTACTTTTATACTACCAGGGAGATCTCATTCTTTGGAACCCATCAATAGGTGTCCATAAACGATTCCCAAACTTCGAATGTGACTTAGCCGATGAAATTCTGCATGCTTTTGTGTATGATACATCAACGAGTAACTACTGTTTGATTCTTATTGGAACGGACGAGTCTCAAAGTGATGAGCGCAAAGCTGAAATCCTGATTTTCTCTTTCAAAACTGCTTTGTATGTTCCATTTAAGAGCTTTTGTTTTCCATTCAAGTGTATCGGAGACAAATTCAGCGCTGGGGTGTTGTTCAGTGGGGCTGTTCATTGGTTGGTTTTCACTGAGGATGAATATGTCGCTGTGATTATTGCCTTTGATATGATAGAAAGGAGGTTATCAGATATTCCTCTCTTTGAGCATTTCACTGCACAAAGATACAAAGTTTATAGCTTTGGGGTAATGGGAGAATGTCTCAGTGTGTGTTGCTCTGTCAGAGGCCGTACAAGTGCAGAAATATGGATGATGAAAGAGTACAAAGTGCAGTCATCTTGGACTAAGTGTGTGGTCGTACCCTTTTATAACTTTCTCAACGATCGTTTTTGCCCCATATGCACCACTAAGGATGGTGAAATTTTTGGATCAAACATTGGAGGAAGATTAGAGAAACGTAATCATAAAGGAGAACTTCTTGAGTTTCTAAATTTTGGTGGAGGTGGAGAGTTGTTCTGTTTCAATCTACAGTCTGCTGTGTATAGAGAGAGTCTTCTGTCTCCAAATAGTGAAGATGAGCAGCAGTAACAGACAAGAAAATTCAAGGTATGCACTGTTCTCCAATCCCTTTCACCATTATATTCTTTCTTATTAGGGTTTTCCATGACATTTTACTATATTACTGTTTTTCTGCCCTTTCACCATTATATTCTTTCTTATTAGGGTTTTCCATGACATGTTACTATATTACTGTTTTTCTGCTAAAATCTTAGAGAATATCCGGTTAATATCCTAAAATTTACATGTGACATTCTTGTTTCCCGCAGGCTAAGAAATATGCATCTACCTTGAACTGATGACACGGCTAGCAGAAACATAGCACTTAGAAGTTACAAGAGAAtcctaatatattatattaaatatcagTTTTAGTGCAGAAATAGTGTACGTTGTTGTAGTGGTGATTTCAATAAAGTTGGATTATCAACAGACTTTGTTATTTACTTGTGTTTCAGACTatcttttttgttcttaatgTTACTGTGTTTGCAGTTTGTTTCTACTGTGCGCTTTTACATAGTTCTCAGATTCAAGCCAACTTATTTGGTTCTTTCTCTACTATTTTACAAAGTTCACAAACAATCTCACAAATTAATAACCTCAGAACGTGAAATTCCTCAACCAACCCTGGTATAAAGCATGGTATGTTATCAAATTATGGTAACGTATACTTTAAACATCTTATTATGGTAAGTTTTTGAGTCTGTTTTACACTTGTGTGCCACCCTGATTCAAATTCTTAAAGGAAATTTGTTCCCTGACATTCTCTGTGACTTTTGTTGCTCAAACAATGACCAAAACTGTATCCTTTCTCAGAAGAAATTGTATGctgaaaattttgtaatttggttAAGTTTTGCTCTGAAGCAAAGTAAATATGCTCCTTTGCCTACACCGTATGTATAACTTGGTGCAATTTTCTTATGACAAGCATTTCTGGATTTTATTTCAAAACCTTCCAGTGTTAGCAAGAGATTTTATGTATTGAATCTGAGAGCCCTGAGGTTACAAATTGTTGTAGTAAATAATTTTGGCTGCaccctttaaaaaaaattaaatattttttattgttgaagttttttaatattagtttcctcaaaataaacttttactggtgcataaagtaattttattcaATGGAAAGagttattttagattttttatttccatcttgtataaatattatgggaaaaaaaaaaacatctaaagTACTGTGGAAGCACcacttaaatgttttttttctgcTTGTTTTCCAATTCAATGACGACAGGACCACTGGCCATGTTGTCTCTCCTAAAgaagaagtttttttttcttgtttagaTAATGATCTAAAGAAGTGATCAGCCTCACGAAGAAGACAGACAAGGTTTGTTACCGACACACAGGTCAGGCTTATCATCTTCTCCAGCACTGCACCGAACCCTTCAGattctttatgaaaaatatgGGTTGTGCTAATAAATTCTCTATGTGGTGTGTTTCTTACTTACTATTTGCTGCTTATGTTCTGGTTTTGTGTGACACATGAACGAGAGCTTTTGGTGCCTCGAATTTGGAAGACAGATTGTTGTTCAATTAATCCTCACACAGCATACACACAGATTATAGCTATATCTGATATCAGTTGAAGCTATACTTCTCCTTTTTCAGGTGCCATGTTGTGGATTATATATGCTTGACATGTTGTGCTCTAAGCTTGCTTAAAGGGACTAACTTTTCTTATCTGAATCACGCATGTTTCTCAGCCAGGCTAAATGTGTATGAAGTCGGTGCTGTCCTTTCCTCATATCAATTTTGTGTCATTAACCTAAAATTAGTAATTCTACAATCATTTGTgagatattaataattaaacttctAAACTTAGCACACTTAGCATGTCAGACCAAAACTGAGAGGAACTCACTTCTTATTTAACACGAGTTTGAATTCCACCTTTAGTAGATCTACAAATTCATCGACTTAAGTTTTTGAATTGAAAGTGATTGTCAATTTTAGTAGTTACAATAGTTACTTAAGAGAACTAAAATGTTAATTATCTTGATCGGCatgattttattcttattaatgCGTTAAACAATTAACATGAATATCCTAATCAATTTTCAGGCACAGAAACCTGCAATGGATTCAACGACCCTTAGCCATCTCCACTTTGTTTTCATCCCCCTAATGGCCCCGGGTCATCTTCTCCCCATGGTAGACATGGCCAAATTGTTGGCACAGCGCCAAGTGAAAGTAAGCATAGTGACCACACCCCTCAATTCCATCCAATTCCAAGATAGCATAGACAAAGAGATTCAATCTGGTTCaccaattcaaattttaaatgttcAAT
This region of Vigna unguiculata cultivar IT97K-499-35 chromosome 5, ASM411807v1, whole genome shotgun sequence genomic DNA includes:
- the LOC114185076 gene encoding pentatricopeptide repeat-containing protein At3g46790, chloroplastic; the protein is MWVLQIPQIVRHTPSQSHLCCSSRVYSRLPVTFASLNPSTNPIKDIKSNNNQLIQSLCKGGNLKQAIHLLCIEPNPTQQTFEHLIYSCAQQNSLSDGLDIHRHLTNRGFDQDPFLATKLINMYHELGFIDRARKVFNETLERTIYVWNALFRALAMVGRGEELLDLYAQMNCTGVPSDRFTYTYVLKACVVSELSVCPLRKGKEIHAHILRHGYEANIHVMTTLLDVYAKFGSVSYANSVFCAMPTKNFVSWSAMIACFAKNDMPMKALELFQLMMLEACDSVPNSVTMVSVLQACGGLAALEQGKLIHGYILRRGLDSILPVLSALITMYGRCGEISMGQRVFDSMKNRDVVSWNSLISIYGMHGFGKKAIQIFENMIQHGISPSYISFVTVLGACSHASLVEEGKILFESMLSKYRIHPGMEHYACVVDLLGRANRLDEAIELIEDMHFEPGPTVWGALLGSCRIHCNVELAERASSMLFELEPKNAGNYVLLADIYAEAKMWSEAKSVMKLLEARGLQKLPGCSWIEVKKKVYSFVSVDEHNPQIEEVQALVVKLSTEMKEQGYVPHTNVVLYDLDEEEKERIVLGHSEKLAVAFGLINTAKGETIRIRKNLRLCEDCHAVTKFISKFANREILVRDVNRFHHFRDGVCSCGDYW
- the LOC114184198 gene encoding F-box/kelch-repeat protein At3g23880-like, whose amino-acid sequence is MENHTLPLELTREILLRLPVRSVLRFKSVCKSWYSLISTPQFGISHYDLAASPSHRLLIKSKDFFVQSIDIDARLFKQSSAVHFLCLPPPPLRPSDDFHYKYGLLGSCRGLVLLYYQGDLILWNPSIGVHKRFPNFECDLADEILHAFVYDTSTSNYCLILIGTDESQSDERKAEILIFSFKTALYVPFKSFCFPFKCIGDKFSAGVLFSGAVHWLVFTEDEYVAVIIAFDMIERRLSDIPLFEHFTAQRYKVYSFGVMGECLSVCCSVRGRTSAEIWMMKEYKVQSSWTKCVVVPFYNFLNDRFCPICTTKDGEIFGSNIGGRLEKRNHKGELLEFLNFGGGGELFCFNLQSAVYRESLLSPNSEDEQQ